TAGATCCTTGAAACGTTTCCCGTTTAAAGGGTGGGGAGGCGCTTCGGCGTCTGGAGCATAATGTACATCAATTGCGGAAACTTGTGCGGCGATTCGATAATTAGCCTCCGGTATTTGAATCAGATTAGCCAGCATGCTTCGCAGTTCCGTGATGGGAGGAGTCACGTCCAGAAGCAGGGTTTGGACCTCGGTATTCCGGAGCAAGGCCGTATTCCATGGGAAACGTTCGGTATGATAACTGTCCAATAGCCAGCCCGGAGCCCAGCCTTTGATTGCTCCTGCAAGCTTCCAGCCTAAGTTCATCGCTTCTTGTAAGCCGACGTTCATTCCCTGCCCACCAGCCGGAAAATGAATGTGCGCCGAATCTCCCGCCAAAAATAATCGACCATTCCGGTAGCGTCCCGCTTGCCGCGTCGCATTTCCGAAACGGGACATCCATTTCACATCGTTCAATCCCAGGTCGCTTCCGGTCGTACGGATGATCGATGAACGAAACTCTTCAAATGTAACGGTCTCGTCCTTAGAGATGTTACGTCTCTCCATATCGATAATTAAGACCCGATACATATGATCATTGATCGGCATGATGCTGACCAAACCTTTTTCTGTAATCCGGGATATGACGCTCATAGGAGCCAAATCAGATAGAGCAGCATCCCCCAGAATAGCCGTGAAGGTCGCGTCTGTACCTTCAAATGATATATTTGCATGTTTGCGAACCAAACTTCTGGCTCCGTCCGTACCTACCACATAAGCAGATCTTAACGTTGTTTCTCCATTAGGTCCCGCGATCTTAACGTCGACCCCATCCTCATCCTGATGCACAGATAGAGCCTCAACCTCTCTCCAGACCTCTGCGCCAAGGCTAAGAGCCCATTCCTCCAGCACCTTCTCCGTCTCACTCTGCGGTAAAAAGAGAGTGTGATTGGAAGAAGAGTCCAACACCGAGAAATCCAAAGGAGTTTCTAATCCGGCAAAATGCCCTCTTGAAAGTAAGCGGCCTTTACTGATTAATTTTGATTTCACTCCACGCATATCTAATATTTCAAGGGTTCGTGGATGTACTGTAAGCGCACGTGAATATGGGGTTGTCTCTTTTAATCGCTCAATGACGCAGACCTTTACACCGGCTAATGCCAATTCTCCAGCCAACATCATGCCGACAGGTCCGCCACCGATAAGGATGACTTCATATTTCATATAAATAACCTCTTTTCTTAAACATTATGGGAAGATCACGATAGCGTCTATTTCGATAAGCCATTCAGGATCGGCTAGTGCTTGAACGCCTATATAGGTACTTGCTGTCTTCGGCCAGTTAGGGCCAAACACATGAAATCCGGCGTCAAAAATAATCGAAATCAATTCCGGATTGTGGTTTACCACAAAAATATTCATTTTTGCAATGTACAATGGATCCGCTCGCACGGCTTCCAATGCATACTTTAGATTGGTGAACGCTTGAATCGCTTGCGTGTAATAGTCTCCTGAACCGACCAATGCTCCTGCTTCATCTACAGAAACCTGACCTGAGATGAAGGCCAGTTTAGAGGCGGTAGTTACCACGACATGAGAAATTACAGATGTAACCTTATCCGTCAATGTCTTTGGATTCACGATTTCCATAGGCAAGCATGCTCCATTTCCATATTTATAAATCTTCTCTTGAAAAGTGGATAAGTGTTTTCGGAGAACCTCCTTCATCAATTATTGTTTCGCAGGAAATCTTTTAATCTTTGTTGTAAAAGTAAAAAATGAATATAATATATAAATATTGTTTCATACGAAACAATATAATTGTACTGGGTCACTCCTTATCCTGTCAACCCCGATATGAGCATGTCCGTTTGTTTCTCAGAAAATAATCTATGATATAATGAAACAAATGAGTCAAGGAGCCAGCATAATCATGGATACTGCCAATAAAAACAAAACCGCAATTCATGAATTTTTCGTTCAGTTTCTTCAGCAAAAAGAGCAATATGAAACCCGAATAACTGCAACATACCTCGAGGATATCCGGAAGCATATCGAACCGGAATTCAGATTGAACATGACGGAACTGCACACCATTGCGTGCATCGGAGAGCAGGAGCCGATCAATGTCACTTCCATCGCGGAAAGGTTAAATTTAAGCAAAGGGAATACCTCCAAGATCGCAAATAAATTACTAAAGGCAGGTTGGGTGCGAAAAGCCCAACTCAACGATAACAAAAAGGAAGTGTATTTTCGGCTTACGCCTGTCGGCAAAAAGCTATTTGCTGCTCATGATGAGCTCCATACGAAGGAAAAGCAAAGAATGTACGAATTTTTGGAAAGATACAACGAAAGCGAGCTTGAATTTATCAAACGGCTGTTTGGAGATATGGTTGACTTCTATCGCTAATGTACCCATCATCAGCTCCGAAAACGAAGACGCGCTCCGAGTGGATTGAACCCCACTACTACTGAAGCGCGTCTTCGATGCATATTTATTTTTTATGCATAGTCACATTTTTTCTCAATAATCACGCTCACACACTACTACAACGCAGCCCCTCGCACCCTATCTCGCCGTCCGCATCGATCCCTGCTCCTTGTACTGCAGCTCGTACAACCGATGGTAATACCCCCGCTGCGCCAGCAGCTGGAAGTGGTTGCCGATCTCGCGCACCTTGCCTTTGTGCATGACGACGATCTGGTCGGCGTGCTGAATCGTCGACAGCCGGTGCGCGACGATCAGCGTCGTGCGCCCTTCCGAAATCGTATGCAGCGCATCTTGCACGACAAACTCCGTTTCCGTGTCGATGTTGGACGTCGCTTCGTCAAGAATGAGAATTTGCGGCCGGAACGCGATCGCGCGGGCGAACGAAAGGAGCTGTCGCTGACCGAGCGACAGGTTGATGCCGCGTTCGCCAAGCAGCGTCCGGTATCCTTCCGGCAGCCCGCGGACAAATTCGTCCATATGCACCATGCGGGCCGCTTCATATACCTGCTCGTCGGTGATGTCTTGATTGTTGAGCCGGATGTTCGACAGGATGTCGCCGGTGAACAGGAACACATCCTGCTGCACGATGCCGATGGTGCGGCGCAGCTCATCCAGCGGAATGTCGCGGATATCGACTCCGTCCAGACGGATGCTTCCCTTCTGAATATCGTAAAAGCGGTTGATGAGCTGGATGATCGAGCTTTTGCCCGCTCCCGTCGCCCCGACGAAGGCAACTGTCTGCCCCGGCCGGATCGTAAAGCTGACATCCTTCAGCACCCACTCGCCTTCGTTATAAGCGAACCACACGTGGTCGAATTCGATTTCTCCGCGGATCTGCGATGGCAGACGCACCGGCTTATCGGGATCGACGATCGACGCCTTCTCGTCCAGCGTATCGAAAATGCGCTCCGCCCCGACCATCGCGGTCTGGATCTGGTTATATTTTTCCGCCAGGCTTTGCAGCGGCTGGAAAAACTGGCGCACATAATGCGTGAACGCGTATACGATACCGAACGTGATGCTGCCGTCGATCACACTCGCACCGCCGTACCAGAGCAGCAGCGCGATGGACAGGTTGCCGATAAAGCCGATCGCCGGCTGAAAAATCGAGTTGATCGTCGTGCCGCGCATCCCCGCGCGGTAGTACTCCGAGTTATGGTAATCGAATTGCTCCCATTGGCGCTCCTCGCGGGTGAACAGCTGCGTGATGCGGATGCCGGACAAGTTTTCCGCGAGAAATGCGTTCAGTCTCGACAAAATCGTCCGGGC
The window above is part of the Paenibacillus hamazuiensis genome. Proteins encoded here:
- a CDS encoding monooxygenase, which translates into the protein MKYEVILIGGGPVGMMLAGELALAGVKVCVIERLKETTPYSRALTVHPRTLEILDMRGVKSKLISKGRLLSRGHFAGLETPLDFSVLDSSSNHTLFLPQSETEKVLEEWALSLGAEVWREVEALSVHQDEDGVDVKIAGPNGETTLRSAYVVGTDGARSLVRKHANISFEGTDATFTAILGDAALSDLAPMSVISRITEKGLVSIMPINDHMYRVLIIDMERRNISKDETVTFEEFRSSIIRTTGSDLGLNDVKWMSRFGNATRQAGRYRNGRLFLAGDSAHIHFPAGGQGMNVGLQEAMNLGWKLAGAIKGWAPGWLLDSYHTERFPWNTALLRNTEVQTLLLDVTPPITELRSMLANLIQIPEANYRIAAQVSAIDVHYAPDAEAPPHPLNGKRFKDLSLKLKDGQLINSYPFLHKGTFLLLHFHFNEQNSSQWETYSNLQVVHASLAEADADWNDVHTALIRPDGHIAWAISPSDPNPMQTINEGITRWCGNITD
- a CDS encoding RidA family protein; its protein translation is MEIVNPKTLTDKVTSVISHVVVTTASKLAFISGQVSVDEAGALVGSGDYYTQAIQAFTNLKYALEAVRADPLYIAKMNIFVVNHNPELISIIFDAGFHVFGPNWPKTASTYIGVQALADPEWLIEIDAIVIFP
- a CDS encoding MarR family transcriptional regulator; this translates as MDTANKNKTAIHEFFVQFLQQKEQYETRITATYLEDIRKHIEPEFRLNMTELHTIACIGEQEPINVTSIAERLNLSKGNTSKIANKLLKAGWVRKAQLNDNKKEVYFRLTPVGKKLFAAHDELHTKEKQRMYEFLERYNESELEFIKRLFGDMVDFYR
- a CDS encoding ABC transporter ATP-binding protein, which codes for MNIHAEKEFKAGKDSQMIARLMGFAKPYWKMIVLCIALAFVIVIADLARPYILKVAIDENINGLTRPMIAVPKQEAGKLSGIGPVVEWQDKTYVRLTPAEAESQAAALSGAKAEKRQLVEAGGAVWMIDGWLPPQHEEAELKQESGSASIVSGGHSFKAVQLDPAALGSFKQQDYTGLLRLGGMFLTAVVAASLLNYLQSNLLQYTGQTIIFNIRQMLFTHLSRMSMSYFDRNPVGRLVVRVTQDTEALNQFFSQVIVNLFKDIIVLVGIIAVMLHMSLKLALLSMAVLPILFGLTFWYRKAQRQAQRVARTILSRLNAFLAENLSGIRITQLFTREERQWEQFDYHNSEYYRAGMRGTTINSIFQPAIGFIGNLSIALLLWYGGASVIDGSITFGIVYAFTHYVRQFFQPLQSLAEKYNQIQTAMVGAERIFDTLDEKASIVDPDKPVRLPSQIRGEIEFDHVWFAYNEGEWVLKDVSFTIRPGQTVAFVGATGAGKSSIIQLINRFYDIQKGSIRLDGVDIRDIPLDELRRTIGIVQQDVFLFTGDILSNIRLNNQDITDEQVYEAARMVHMDEFVRGLPEGYRTLLGERGINLSLGQRQLLSFARAIAFRPQILILDEATSNIDTETEFVVQDALHTISEGRTTLIVAHRLSTIQHADQIVVMHKGKVREIGNHFQLLAQRGYYHRLYELQYKEQGSMRTAR